One region of Methanomicrobiales archaeon genomic DNA includes:
- a CDS encoding putative sulfate/molybdate transporter, whose protein sequence is MGDRVRSKDPDGDDLPIRFNLSELAGSVGDFGTILPIVFGVAAVTDIPLAPVFLFFGIWFILTGWYYRLPIPIEPMKAIGVVVIAEGVGARVVAASGILLGVLFYALGYFRVMGALRELIPDAVVRGIQLGLALLLLRTSLGFIGADPLFFLIALGIVATFFLLSRRTGVPDVSALIVVLLGVAAGIYIHGLPEFRFDLFPGLVLPTLADLTSGLWDLAVPQIPLTIVNSILATALLASDLFRRNVEPDRLSRTIGLMNIVSAPLGGFPMCHGAGGLAAQYRFGARTGGANIYAGLILLFALLFSSPEAVAIIPVGVFGALLIFVALELGRHGRKTESLLVTVTIAVLALILGITVAFIAGLILAYGITYITKKRQ, encoded by the coding sequence GTGGGAGACCGCGTGCGTTCCAAGGACCCCGATGGGGACGATCTACCGATCCGCTTCAACCTGAGCGAGCTGGCAGGCTCGGTCGGCGACTTCGGCACGATCCTCCCCATCGTCTTCGGGGTGGCGGCGGTCACGGACATCCCGCTTGCACCCGTATTCCTCTTCTTCGGCATCTGGTTCATCCTTACCGGCTGGTACTACCGCCTGCCCATCCCGATCGAGCCGATGAAGGCGATCGGGGTGGTCGTGATCGCCGAGGGGGTCGGCGCCAGAGTCGTGGCCGCATCCGGCATCCTGCTCGGGGTCCTCTTCTATGCGCTGGGATACTTCCGGGTAATGGGGGCGCTCCGTGAATTAATCCCCGATGCGGTCGTCCGCGGGATCCAGCTCGGACTCGCCCTGCTGCTGCTTCGCACCTCTCTGGGATTCATCGGGGCAGATCCCCTCTTCTTCCTGATCGCGCTCGGGATCGTTGCCACATTCTTCCTGCTGTCCCGCCGCACGGGAGTGCCCGACGTCTCGGCGCTGATCGTCGTTCTCCTCGGGGTGGCGGCGGGGATCTACATCCACGGGCTGCCGGAGTTCCGGTTCGACCTCTTCCCGGGGCTTGTCCTCCCGACCCTGGCGGATCTCACGAGCGGCCTGTGGGATCTCGCGGTCCCCCAGATCCCCCTTACCATCGTGAATTCAATCCTGGCCACCGCCCTCCTGGCGAGCGATCTCTTTCGCCGCAATGTGGAGCCGGATCGCCTCTCGAGGACGATCGGCCTGATGAACATCGTCTCTGCGCCACTGGGCGGATTCCCGATGTGCCACGGGGCCGGAGGTCTCGCCGCCCAGTACCGCTTCGGTGCACGTACGGGGGGCGCCAACATCTATGCGGGGCTGATCCTCCTCTTCGCCCTCCTCTTCTCAAGTCCGGAAGCAGTGGCGATCATCCCCGTTGGGGTATTCGGCGCCCTGCTCATCTTCGTCGCCCTGGAGCTCGGTCGGCACGGCCGGAAGACGGAGTCGCTTCTCGTCACCGTGACCATCGCGGTGCTCGCACTGATCCTGGGGATCACCGTGGCGTTCATCGCCGGGCTGATCCTGGCCTATGGAATCACGTACATAACGAAGAAACGGCAATAA
- a CDS encoding ABC transporter ATP-binding protein — MNELITAREISKVYGEQNILKGVNLTVRKGEILGIIGPSGSGKSTLLRILDLIEPPTSGDLRVFGVNTREEEHRWLELRRRMGMLFQKPIVFNTNVYQNIALGLQYRRLNRAEIERRVKAALDSVGLSQYIKSRARDLSGGEQQRVALSRVLVTQPEILFLDEPTANLDPTSTATIEKIVRRLNREDGMTVVMNTHDMLQGQRLSNRIGVMIGGTLVQTGSPQEIFQTPKSRAIARFVGIENILSGPILSRDGSHTVVEVEGQRILSTSTLPAGATEVDILIRGEDIDVRRQEPAGGSDMNVFSCTITRIESIAPYVRVEVNCGGFPLTVLLTARSAAARELDTDMEAWVSFRADIVHMLPRESGAPG; from the coding sequence ATGAACGAACTGATCACCGCACGGGAGATCTCCAAGGTCTACGGCGAACAAAATATACTGAAGGGCGTCAACCTCACCGTTCGGAAGGGAGAGATTCTCGGGATCATCGGCCCGAGCGGATCGGGGAAGAGCACCCTCCTGCGCATCCTCGACCTGATCGAGCCCCCGACCTCCGGGGATCTCAGGGTGTTCGGGGTGAATACTCGGGAGGAAGAGCATCGCTGGCTGGAGCTGCGCCGGCGGATGGGCATGCTCTTCCAGAAGCCGATCGTGTTCAACACGAACGTCTACCAGAACATTGCCCTGGGCCTGCAGTACCGCAGGCTGAACAGGGCGGAGATCGAACGGAGGGTGAAGGCGGCGCTGGATTCTGTCGGACTTTCGCAGTACATCAAGAGCCGGGCCCGGGATCTATCCGGGGGCGAGCAGCAGCGGGTGGCGTTATCAAGGGTTCTCGTCACCCAACCGGAGATCCTCTTCCTGGATGAACCCACGGCCAACCTCGACCCGACCTCCACGGCCACTATCGAGAAGATCGTGCGCCGCCTGAACCGGGAGGACGGGATGACGGTGGTGATGAACACTCACGACATGCTCCAGGGGCAGCGCCTGTCCAACCGAATCGGCGTGATGATCGGCGGAACTCTCGTACAGACCGGCTCCCCCCAGGAGATCTTCCAGACACCGAAGTCCCGTGCGATTGCCAGATTCGTGGGGATAGAAAACATCCTCTCCGGCCCCATTCTTTCGAGGGACGGGAGTCACACCGTGGTGGAGGTGGAAGGGCAGAGGATCCTATCCACATCGACTCTGCCTGCCGGGGCAACGGAGGTCGATATCCTCATACGGGGCGAGGACATCGATGTCCGGCGTCAGGAGCCAGCTGGCGGTTCTGATATGAACGTCTTCTCCTGCACCATCACCCGCATTGAATCGATCGCCCCTTACGTTCGCGTGGAGGTGAATTGCGGGGGATTTCCCCTCACCGTGCTGCTGACCGCCCGCTCGGCGGCGGCGCGTGAACTCGACACGGACATGGAGGCCTGGGTATCCTTCCGGGCAGATATTGTCCACATGCTGCCCCGAGAGAGCGGCGCTCCTGGGTGA
- the wtpA gene encoding tungstate ABC transporter substrate-binding protein WtpA has translation MRSACLLVMAALIVGAVGTAGCSGDEPEETVLRVLPAGSLLLPFEEIEREFEARHPGVDVQIEGHGSIQVIRQVTDLRREIDVVAVADESLIPDLMYIPMDGSGKNYTDWYVPFAANEMVIAYTDRSRYADAITPTNWAEILSRPDVRVGFSNPMLDAAGYRTLMVVQLAEGYYGGPALFEQVIGSHFNPPLSVSEEGGVSTIALPEILKPSDGKVAIRDGSIYLLSLLDAGGIDYAFEYRSVAEAHGLRWLDLPAEIDLGSPERDPLYRTVKVQLGFQRFRSIGSERTGRHIVYAITIPENAPQRELAEAFVQRVVEEFAEAKPGWPAPLAAAQEE, from the coding sequence ATGCGGAGTGCCTGTCTTCTGGTGATGGCGGCCCTCATCGTGGGTGCCGTGGGCACTGCCGGGTGCAGCGGCGATGAGCCGGAGGAGACGGTCCTCCGGGTGCTGCCCGCCGGAAGCCTGCTCCTGCCCTTCGAGGAGATCGAGAGGGAGTTCGAGGCCCGGCACCCCGGCGTGGACGTGCAGATCGAGGGGCACGGCAGCATCCAGGTCATCCGCCAGGTGACCGACCTCCGCCGCGAGATTGACGTGGTGGCGGTCGCCGACGAGTCGCTGATACCGGATTTGATGTACATCCCCATGGACGGGAGCGGGAAGAACTACACCGACTGGTACGTCCCGTTCGCCGCCAACGAGATGGTGATCGCCTACACCGATCGCAGCCGGTATGCCGATGCGATCACGCCGACGAACTGGGCGGAGATCCTCTCCCGTCCGGACGTGCGGGTCGGGTTCTCCAACCCGATGCTGGATGCGGCCGGCTATCGCACGCTGATGGTGGTCCAGCTGGCGGAGGGCTATTACGGGGGCCCGGCCCTGTTCGAGCAGGTCATCGGCAGCCATTTCAATCCGCCGCTCTCCGTGAGCGAGGAGGGAGGCGTGTCCACGATTGCGCTCCCGGAGATCCTGAAGCCCTCGGACGGCAAGGTGGCCATCCGGGACGGCAGCATCTACCTCCTCTCCCTCCTGGACGCCGGCGGCATCGACTATGCCTTCGAGTACCGCAGCGTCGCCGAGGCGCACGGGCTCCGCTGGCTGGACTTGCCGGCGGAGATCGACCTGGGCTCTCCGGAACGGGATCCCCTCTACCGAACGGTAAAAGTGCAGCTCGGGTTCCAGCGGTTCCGCTCGATCGGGAGCGAGCGGACGGGGCGGCATATTGTGTATGCAATCACCATCCCGGAGAACGCACCGCAGCGGGAGCTGGCAGAAGCGTTCGTGCAGCGGGTCGTCGAGGAGTTTGCAGAGGCGAAGCCGGGCTGGCCGGCACCGCTCGCCGCGGCGCAGGAGGAGTGA
- a CDS encoding substrate-binding domain-containing protein, translating into MRHRNLISTAGIALIAVLLAFSAGCTVEDLTNVDNATPTPTAGPGGVLRIATTTSLDATGLLAEIEETYEGMTGVDMQIIAQGTGQSLETARRCDVDLVLVHAPSLEEQFIADGFGINHRCFAYNYFIIVGPENDPAGINGTEPVEAFQAIFEAGENGTPGVAFVSRGDNSGTHTAERLLWEAAGYNYATDIQGSNWYFETGQGMGETLVQANERNGYTLSDEGTYLSLQRNLDLVTLVGQGPELLNRYSVMAVNPEQCPDANVEAANGFINWLISDEGKQLVGEFGQAEFNQSLFTPLYEPECQQFNCTCSGSVS; encoded by the coding sequence ATGAGACACAGAAACCTGATTTCAACTGCCGGGATCGCTCTGATAGCGGTCCTCCTCGCCTTCAGTGCGGGCTGCACCGTTGAAGATCTCACGAACGTCGATAACGCAACCCCGACGCCGACGGCCGGCCCCGGGGGCGTCCTGCGGATCGCGACCACGACGAGCCTGGATGCCACAGGTCTCCTCGCCGAGATTGAGGAAACCTACGAGGGCATGACGGGTGTCGACATGCAGATCATCGCCCAGGGCACGGGCCAGTCCCTGGAGACCGCCCGGCGCTGCGACGTCGACCTGGTGCTCGTGCACGCGCCGTCGCTGGAGGAGCAGTTCATCGCCGATGGCTTCGGCATCAACCACCGCTGCTTCGCCTACAACTACTTCATCATCGTCGGGCCCGAGAACGATCCGGCGGGGATCAACGGGACGGAGCCGGTAGAGGCGTTCCAGGCGATCTTCGAGGCGGGCGAGAACGGAACTCCGGGCGTCGCCTTCGTCTCCCGCGGTGACAACTCCGGCACGCATACGGCCGAGCGACTGCTCTGGGAAGCGGCCGGCTACAACTACGCCACCGATATCCAGGGATCGAACTGGTACTTCGAGACCGGCCAGGGCATGGGCGAGACACTGGTCCAGGCCAACGAGCGGAACGGCTACACGCTCTCGGACGAGGGGACGTATCTCTCGCTCCAGCGGAATCTGGATCTGGTGACGCTCGTGGGACAGGGGCCGGAGCTCCTGAACCGCTACAGCGTGATGGCGGTCAACCCGGAGCAGTGCCCGGATGCGAACGTCGAGGCAGCGAACGGCTTCATCAACTGGCTCATCTCGGACGAGGGCAAGCAGCTGGTCGGCGAATTCGGCCAGGCGGAGTTCAACCAGTCGTTATTCACGCCACTCTACGAGCCGGAGTGCCAGCAGTTCAACTGCACCTGCTCCGGGTCGGTCTCCTGA
- the tsaA gene encoding tRNA (N6-threonylcarbamoyladenosine(37)-N6)-methyltransferase TrmO, with product MEQICYTPIGILRTPFQKGSETPIQAAFSDVPGRAEIFPEYVEGLEDLEGFSHIILIYHFHRAHGFSLRERPFLDGSKSRGIFAVRYYRRPNPIGISTVRLVEIQNGVIEFRGADMLDSTPLLDIKPFVKAFDNRASTRDGWVDAQRLDGLSAGAATPQRLGGRDAGRAPPERE from the coding sequence ATGGAGCAGATCTGTTATACCCCCATCGGCATCCTCCGCACACCGTTCCAGAAGGGGAGCGAAACCCCCATCCAGGCGGCATTCAGCGATGTGCCGGGGCGGGCGGAGATATTCCCCGAGTACGTGGAGGGGCTGGAGGATCTCGAAGGATTCTCCCACATCATCCTCATCTACCACTTCCACCGGGCGCATGGCTTCAGCCTGCGGGAGCGGCCGTTTCTGGACGGATCGAAGAGTCGGGGCATCTTCGCCGTCCGATACTACCGTCGGCCGAACCCCATTGGCATCTCCACGGTGCGGCTGGTGGAGATCCAGAACGGCGTCATCGAGTTCAGGGGGGCAGACATGCTCGATTCCACCCCGCTCCTGGACATCAAGCCCTTCGTGAAGGCGTTCGACAACCGCGCGTCCACCCGGGACGGCTGGGTGGATGCACAGCGGCTGGATGGGCTGTCCGCCGGAGCGGCGACGCCGCAGAGGCTGGGGGGGAGGGATGCAGGAAGAGCGCCGCCGGAAAGGGAGTAG
- a CDS encoding ABC transporter ATP-binding protein produces the protein MIEFEGFSLDLVGFELKEVNLRMGRGEYWAILGPSGAGKTVLLECIAGLHTPARGRIRVRDRDVTHLPPEKRRIALVYQDYSLFPHMTVERNIAFGLRMQNLPAEEIRQRVQGLIDQFGLAAFRERYPASLSGGEQQRVAIARALAVDPEILLLDEPLAALDPPTRERLMSDLRALHRDRGLTIVHVTHSREEALALADRAAIVMDGRVVQSGAVADVFGWPGNPAVARFLGYENILISTVLACSGGECSVDVDGIEVRGIARETSPGDAAAVCIRAADVRLSASGSNGISNTLEGVIREIVPLGSRTRVRLDCGFPLAAEVPAAESTLSPGAGVTASFSPRAARVIPWLE, from the coding sequence ATGATCGAGTTTGAGGGCTTCTCTCTAGATCTGGTGGGGTTCGAGTTGAAAGAAGTGAACCTACGCATGGGGCGCGGGGAGTACTGGGCGATCCTGGGCCCCTCGGGTGCTGGCAAGACGGTTCTCCTCGAGTGCATCGCCGGCCTTCACACCCCGGCGCGGGGAAGGATCCGCGTGCGGGACCGGGACGTGACTCACCTCCCGCCGGAGAAACGCCGCATCGCGCTCGTCTACCAGGACTACTCCCTCTTCCCCCACATGACGGTGGAGAGGAACATCGCCTTCGGGCTGCGGATGCAGAACCTTCCTGCAGAGGAGATCCGGCAGCGGGTGCAGGGGCTCATCGATCAGTTCGGGCTGGCGGCGTTTCGGGAGCGATACCCCGCCTCCCTCTCCGGCGGGGAGCAGCAGCGGGTGGCGATCGCCCGGGCGCTCGCCGTCGATCCCGAGATCCTGCTCCTCGACGAGCCTCTCGCCGCCCTGGATCCCCCCACGCGGGAGCGGCTCATGTCGGACCTGCGGGCGCTCCACCGCGATCGGGGGCTCACCATCGTCCACGTCACCCATTCCCGCGAGGAGGCCCTCGCTCTGGCAGACCGGGCCGCGATCGTGATGGACGGGCGGGTGGTCCAGTCGGGCGCGGTCGCCGACGTCTTCGGCTGGCCCGGGAACCCGGCGGTGGCCCGGTTCCTGGGCTACGAGAATATTTTGATATCAACGGTGCTTGCCTGTAGCGGGGGGGAGTGCAGCGTAGATGTGGACGGCATCGAGGTGCGGGGGATCGCGCGGGAGACCTCTCCCGGAGACGCCGCCGCCGTCTGCATCCGAGCGGCGGACGTCCGGCTGTCCGCATCGGGCAGTAATGGTATATCGAACACTCTGGAAGGTGTGATTCGCGAGATCGTCCCCCTGGGCTCCCGAACGCGGGTGCGGCTGGACTGCGGGTTCCCCCTCGCCGCCGAGGTGCCGGCGGCGGAGTCCACCCTCTCTCCTGGGGCGGGCGTCACGGCATCCTTCAGCCCGCGTGCAGCCCGGGTGATCCCCTGGCTCGAGTAG
- a CDS encoding ABC transporter permease, whose protein sequence is MLLQVTENEIIEGIVEAIRLIVTLDPTVIEITIRSLYVSLTATFFASLIALPLGALIYFREFRGKRAVINTLQTLYAMPTVIIGLVAFLLLSRTGPFGFLGLLFTPGGMIVAQTLLIIPLITGLTVAAMSNIEREMRYTIISMGASLYQSILTILREARFAIFTAVLIGFGRAIAEVGTVLLVGGNIRGFTRVLTTAIALNTSMGNFTLSIALGIILLGVALIVNLVLNLVQQR, encoded by the coding sequence ATGCTGCTGCAGGTCACCGAGAACGAGATCATTGAGGGGATCGTCGAAGCCATCCGGCTGATCGTGACCCTCGATCCGACGGTGATCGAGATCACGATCCGGTCGCTCTACGTCTCCCTCACCGCCACCTTCTTTGCTTCCTTAATCGCCCTCCCGCTCGGGGCGCTCATCTACTTCCGTGAGTTCCGGGGAAAAAGGGCCGTGATCAACACTCTCCAGACATTGTATGCGATGCCCACGGTGATCATCGGACTCGTCGCCTTCCTCCTCCTCTCGAGAACCGGTCCGTTCGGTTTCCTGGGTCTCCTCTTCACGCCCGGTGGAATGATCGTGGCCCAGACGCTCCTGATAATTCCCCTGATCACCGGCCTCACCGTCGCTGCCATGAGCAATATCGAGCGGGAAATGCGCTACACCATCATCTCCATGGGAGCAAGCCTGTACCAATCAATCCTCACGATTTTGCGTGAGGCTCGGTTTGCAATCTTCACCGCCGTCCTGATCGGGTTTGGGCGGGCCATCGCGGAAGTGGGGACCGTGCTGCTGGTCGGCGGCAACATCCGCGGGTTCACCCGCGTGCTCACCACGGCGATCGCCCTCAATACCTCGATGGGGAACTTCACCCTGTCGATCGCGCTCGGGATCATCCTCCTGGGCGTGGCCCTGATCGTGAACCTGGTCCTGAACCTGGTGCAACAGCGATGA
- a CDS encoding molybdopterin-dependent oxidoreductase, producing the protein MPARTVGLAILPLLLACALSSGCTASVAPLPPEAEGWTLTLNGTTEKVLDYDALRELPSVTGHGFAVSTVGIKYGPYVCRGVDLRDLAALVGGVEPGDQVWVSAPDGYLWVFDYDQLQGEGFITLDPDLKEIPAPPLRVILMYEQDGKPLSYDDGGPARIAIVSGEAGVVTEGSAWVKWVDRIEIRRT; encoded by the coding sequence ATGCCTGCGAGGACAGTCGGGCTGGCGATCCTTCCCCTCCTCCTGGCATGTGCGCTCTCCAGCGGCTGCACGGCCTCTGTCGCCCCGCTCCCGCCCGAGGCGGAGGGCTGGACGCTCACGCTGAACGGCACGACCGAGAAGGTGCTGGACTACGACGCGCTCCGTGAGCTACCGTCCGTCACGGGGCACGGGTTTGCCGTCTCGACGGTGGGGATCAAGTACGGGCCTTATGTCTGCAGAGGCGTGGACCTGCGGGACCTGGCCGCGCTGGTAGGAGGGGTGGAGCCCGGGGATCAGGTCTGGGTCTCCGCTCCGGACGGCTACCTCTGGGTCTTCGACTACGACCAGCTGCAGGGGGAGGGATTCATCACCCTGGATCCGGATCTGAAGGAGATCCCAGCACCGCCGCTCCGGGTGATCCTGATGTACGAGCAGGATGGCAAGCCGCTCAGCTACGATGACGGAGGCCCGGCCCGGATCGCGATCGTCTCCGGGGAGGCAGGGGTCGTGACGGAGGGGAGCGCCTGGGTGAAGTGGGTGGACCGGATCGAGATCCGCAGAACGTAA
- a CDS encoding uridylate kinase yields MAERHEIESKLRGETLVRKGLMRRTAGIPQIRLIPDLNVIKIGGYGMMDYGKEVIFPLVEEFGELSKRHKILVVTGGGGRVRHIMDIGIDLGMPTGVLAELASKISEQNAIMMQILLSKYNGVRIHTSDLLELPMLLSLGMLPVIHGTPPYGLYEQPARVGSIPPHRTDTGAVLIAEVLGAKNCILAKNVDGLYTEDPRVNPDAEFIPEIRAEELLQRNPEDVVLEQKAIELLLSTKHVKEIKVVNGHVPGNITKAVEGERVGTIIRA; encoded by the coding sequence ATGGCTGAACGGCATGAAATCGAATCAAAACTCCGCGGCGAGACCCTGGTGCGGAAGGGGCTGATGCGGCGAACCGCTGGAATTCCCCAGATACGGCTAATCCCGGATCTCAACGTTATCAAGATCGGGGGATACGGGATGATGGATTACGGGAAAGAGGTGATCTTTCCCCTTGTCGAGGAGTTCGGGGAGCTCTCCAAGCGCCACAAGATCCTGGTAGTGACCGGCGGCGGCGGGCGGGTACGGCATATCATGGACATCGGGATCGATCTCGGCATGCCCACCGGGGTGCTCGCCGAGCTGGCATCCAAGATCAGCGAGCAGAACGCTATCATGATGCAGATCCTGCTCTCGAAGTACAACGGGGTCCGCATCCATACCTCGGATCTTCTGGAGCTGCCCATGCTCCTCTCGCTCGGGATGCTGCCCGTCATCCATGGTACTCCGCCCTACGGCCTCTACGAGCAGCCGGCGCGGGTGGGGTCGATCCCGCCGCACCGCACCGATACCGGTGCCGTCCTGATCGCCGAGGTGCTCGGGGCGAAGAACTGCATCCTCGCCAAGAACGTGGACGGCCTCTATACAGAGGATCCCCGCGTGAACCCGGACGCCGAGTTCATCCCCGAGATCCGGGCCGAGGAGCTGCTGCAGAGGAACCCGGAGGACGTCGTGCTCGAGCAGAAAGCGATCGAACTCCTCCTCTCCACCAAGCACGTGAAGGAGATCAAGGTGGTGAACGGCCACGTGCCGGGAAACATCACAAAGGCGGTCGAAGGCGAACGGGTGGGCACGATTATCCGGGCCTGA
- a CDS encoding ABC transporter substrate-binding protein, producing the protein MTVYLGIDDTDIPSSRGTGRLARQIAATLSRDYTILGVTRHQLYVHPSIPYTSHNSSAVLHLGGDLADDSCEGIFQQARELLLAEYIEGSDPGLAVARADALPPEVLAFGRAAKTQVLTQKSALELADACGVLLEGLAGSRDGVIGALAGIGLAASRNDGRFIVRQRTRDLQGTQTVAALLEGGVDRVMTQAGERISEGAVHLKKFPKPALVDGQAVLYVEPWNGGYRDLVVG; encoded by the coding sequence ATGACTGTATACCTCGGCATCGATGATACCGACATTCCTTCGTCACGGGGCACCGGCCGCCTCGCACGCCAGATCGCAGCTACGCTCTCCAGAGACTACACAATTCTTGGTGTGACCCGGCACCAGCTCTACGTCCACCCCTCGATACCCTATACCTCACACAATAGCTCCGCCGTACTGCACTTGGGCGGAGATTTGGCAGATGATTCCTGCGAAGGGATCTTTCAGCAGGCCCGGGAACTGCTGCTGGCCGAATACATCGAGGGGAGCGATCCCGGGCTTGCGGTCGCGCGGGCCGACGCTCTACCCCCGGAAGTTCTGGCCTTCGGGCGGGCGGCCAAGACGCAGGTTCTGACGCAGAAGTCCGCCCTCGAGCTCGCGGATGCATGCGGCGTTCTCCTCGAAGGACTCGCCGGCAGCCGGGACGGCGTCATCGGGGCACTGGCCGGGATCGGGCTGGCTGCATCCCGGAACGACGGGCGGTTCATTGTCCGGCAACGGACCCGAGACCTGCAGGGAACCCAGACCGTTGCGGCCCTCCTGGAGGGCGGGGTCGACCGGGTCATGACCCAGGCCGGGGAGCGGATCTCGGAGGGGGCCGTTCACCTGAAGAAGTTTCCCAAGCCGGCCCTCGTGGACGGTCAGGCGGTGCTCTACGTCGAGCCCTGGAACGGGGGATACCGCGACCTCGTCGTGGGCTAA
- a CDS encoding ABC transporter permease yields MQEERRRKGSSFGDLRGPLRWRAVGEPLFRRTGRIDRCTLAFSIVGGLLVAITVLALAAIALPELQDIRHLTEVAADSGVLDSILITFAAGFCAVAVLIVLGTPLAYLLARGQSGWKGILESIVDMPLILPHTVAGLMVYILFMSRGWLGAPLQEVGLAFEDAFPGIVAAMLFVASPYYVNTAREGFEKVPLHLENVARTLGATRFGAFLHVTLPLTLRHIYSGSALAWGRAAGEFAAVVMIAYYPLVVSTLIYYRFTTGGLAESRSIAFMVIVVSLCIFFLLRHMTRYIGRYHDRV; encoded by the coding sequence ATGCAGGAAGAGCGCCGCCGGAAAGGGAGTAGCTTCGGGGATCTGCGGGGTCCGTTGCGGTGGCGGGCGGTCGGCGAGCCGCTCTTCCGCCGGACGGGGCGGATCGACCGCTGCACCCTGGCGTTCTCGATCGTCGGCGGGCTGCTCGTCGCGATCACGGTCCTGGCCCTGGCCGCGATCGCGCTGCCGGAGCTTCAGGACATCCGCCACCTGACGGAGGTGGCAGCGGACAGCGGCGTCCTGGACTCGATCCTGATCACGTTCGCCGCGGGGTTCTGCGCCGTCGCCGTCCTGATCGTCCTCGGGACCCCGCTCGCCTACCTCCTCGCCCGCGGGCAGAGCGGCTGGAAGGGGATCCTGGAGAGCATCGTGGACATGCCCCTCATCCTCCCCCACACCGTGGCGGGGCTCATGGTCTACATCCTCTTCATGTCCCGGGGCTGGTTGGGGGCGCCGCTCCAGGAGGTGGGGCTGGCCTTCGAGGATGCCTTCCCGGGGATCGTGGCGGCGATGCTCTTCGTCGCCTCCCCCTACTACGTCAACACCGCGCGGGAGGGGTTCGAGAAGGTCCCCCTCCACCTGGAGAACGTCGCGAGGACGCTCGGGGCCACGCGCTTCGGAGCGTTCCTGCACGTGACCCTCCCCCTGACCCTGCGGCACATCTACAGCGGTTCCGCGCTCGCCTGGGGGCGTGCGGCCGGGGAGTTCGCCGCCGTCGTCATGATCGCATACTACCCCCTGGTCGTCTCCACGCTCATCTACTACCGTTTCACCACCGGCGGGCTCGCCGAGAGCCGGAGCATCGCTTTTATGGTGATCGTGGTCTCGCTCTGCATCTTCTTCCTTCTCCGGCACATGACGCGCTACATCGGGCGGTACCATGATCGAGTTTGA
- a CDS encoding argininosuccinate synthase yields MRIEKVLMGVLLLVCLVGGIVQAAPTTEVRVVKIAADGETILNETTVSYPWMEANLPVQGDGVTHYYHQGPVFEEDQEGRWDPNETTNFKDRGAVKGTDVKDLAELVGGMQPGDEVMIHAVDGYHVEFPYENVYEPQPRQGPIVVCWYNGEDSPIGERDGVGYPPDYFAGMRLVFFADTSTNAEGKHVFGNWDMHEVMPEEEIHLFDDLYPSTNGYTVKWIDEVRIYSGGYHGEKGSTVKSLSGAAETTTPAVQSPLPLAPVLLALVLVLLVGVRRNR; encoded by the coding sequence ATGCGTATCGAGAAGGTGCTGATGGGGGTGCTCCTGCTGGTCTGCCTCGTGGGAGGCATCGTGCAGGCAGCGCCGACGACGGAAGTGCGGGTGGTCAAGATTGCCGCCGACGGCGAGACCATCCTGAACGAGACCACGGTCAGTTACCCGTGGATGGAGGCGAATCTCCCCGTGCAGGGAGATGGGGTAACGCACTACTACCACCAGGGCCCGGTCTTCGAAGAGGATCAGGAGGGCCGCTGGGACCCGAATGAGACGACGAATTTCAAGGACCGGGGCGCGGTGAAGGGGACGGATGTCAAGGATCTCGCCGAGCTCGTGGGTGGCATGCAGCCCGGCGACGAGGTGATGATCCACGCCGTCGACGGCTACCATGTGGAGTTCCCCTATGAGAACGTCTACGAGCCGCAGCCGCGGCAGGGCCCGATCGTCGTCTGCTGGTACAACGGCGAAGATTCGCCTATAGGGGAGCGCGACGGCGTCGGCTATCCGCCGGACTACTTCGCGGGGATGCGGCTCGTCTTCTTCGCGGACACCTCCACCAACGCGGAGGGCAAACATGTCTTTGGCAACTGGGATATGCACGAGGTGATGCCGGAGGAGGAGATCCACCTCTTCGACGATCTCTACCCATCGACGAACGGCTACACGGTCAAGTGGATCGACGAGGTGCGGATCTACAGCGGGGGCTACCACGGCGAGAAGGGCTCCACGGTGAAGTCCCTTTCGGGGGCGGCGGAGACGACCACGCCCGCCGTCCAGAGTCCGCTCCCGCTCGCGCCCGTCCTGCTCGCTCTCGTGCTGGTTCTCCTCGTGGGGGTCCGGAGGAACCGCTGA